CAGCAGCGCCTGTGCGCGGTGCTGCTGGACGAGGTGCGCAACGCCCCGGTTGAGCACCTGCACCTGCCGATGCCGCGCGACCGGCGCCTGTTGCGCATCGCCACCCAGTTGCTGGAGACCCCCGCCGACGACCGCTCGCTGGCGCAATGGGCGCACTGGGCCGGGCTGTCGCCGCGCAGCCTGAGCCGGCACTTCCGCGACGAGACCGGGTTCGGCTTCGCCGGCTGGCGCCAGCAGGCGCGGCTGGCCGAGGCGCTGCGCCGGCTCAGCGACGGCGCCAGCGTCGCCGACACCGCCTTCCGCCTGGGCTACAGCAGCCCCAGCGCCTTCGTCACCGCCTTTCGCGGCCGCTTCGGCCATCCTCCGGCCCGTTACCTGGCCAGCGCCGGCGGCACGCGCGGCTTGGCATCGCCAGCCGCATCCGGATAATCGACCGGCTGACCTGCGGCGCCTGGCGCCGCGTTCCCCTATAGGTACTTCCTGCGCATGACCGATCTCGCCCGCCCCGCCTTCCATGGTTTCGAGCAGCTGCCGCTGCGCGAATACGCCGAACGCGCCTACCTCGACTACTCCATGTACGTGGTGCTGGACCGCGCCCTGCCGTTCCTCGGCGACGGGCTCAAGCCGGTGCAGCGGCGCATCATCTACGCGATGAGCGAGCTGGGCCTGAACGCGACGGCCAAGCCGAAGAAGTCCGCGCGCACCGTCGGCGACGTGATCGGCAAGTACCACCCGCACGGCGACAGCGCCTGCTACGAAGCGCTGGTGCTGATGGCGCAGCCGTTCTCCTACCGCTACCCGCTGATCGAAGGCCAGGGCAACTTCGGCTCCACCGACGACCCGAAGTCGTTCGCGGCGATGCGCTACACCGAGTCCAAGCTGACCCCGATCGCCGAAGTGCTGCTGGGCGAACTGGGCCAGGGCACGGTGGACTGGTCGCCGAACTTCGACGGCACCCTGGACGAGCCGACCTGGATGCCGGCGCGGCTGCCGCACCTGCTGCTCAACGGCACCACCGGCATCGCCGTGGGCATGGCCACCGACGTGCCGCCGCACAACCTCAACGAGATCGTCAGCGCGCTGATCCGCCTGCTCGACGACCCCGATGCCAGCGTCGCCGACCTGTGCGAGCACGTGCGCGGCCCGGACTACCCGACCACCGCCGAGATCATCACCCCGGCCGCCGACCTGCGCACCATTTACGAAACCGGCCATGGCAGCGTGCGCGCCCGCGCCACCTACCAGAAGGAAAACGCCAACATCGTGGTCACGGCGCTGCCCTACCAGGTGTCGCCGTCGAAGGTGATCGAGCAGATCGCGCAGCAGATGCGCGCCAAGAAGCTGCCGTGGCTGGAAGATATCCGCGACGAGTCCGATCACGCCAACCCGGTGCGGGTGGTGCTGGTGCCGCGCTCCAACCGGGTCGACGCCGAGCAGCTGATGGGTCACCTGTTCGCCACCACCGACCTGGAGCGCAGCTACCGGGTCAACCTCAACGTGATCGGCCTGGACGGCCGCCCGCAGGTCAAGAACCTCAAGACCCTGCTGGAGGAATGGCTGCGCTTCCGCAGCGACACCGTGGTGCGCCGCCTCAACCACCGGCTGGAGAAGGTCGAGCGCCGCCTGCACCTGTTGGAAGGGTTGCTGACCGCGTTCCTCAACCTGGACGAAGTGATCCGCATCATCCGCACCGAGGACGAGCCGAAGCCGGCGCTGATCGCGCGCTTCGGACTCAGCGAGGAACAGGCCGACTACATCCTGGAAACGCGCCTGCGCCAGCTGGCGCGGCTGGAAGAGATGAAGATCCGCGGCGAGCAGGACGCGCTGGCCAAGGAACGCGAGCAGCTGCAGGCGCTGCTGGCCAGCAAGACCAAGCTGAAGAAGCTGATCAAGGACGAGCTGACGGCCGACGCCAAGAAGTTCGGCGATGCGCGGCGTTCGCCGCTGGTGCAGCGCGGCGCGGCCCAGGCCATCGACGAGACCGAGCTGGTGCCGAGCGAGCCGATGACCGTGGTGATGTCGGAGAAGGGCTGGATCCGCGCGGCCAAGGGCCACGACGTGGACCCGGCGGCGCTGTCCTACCGCGACGGCGACGGCCTGCTGGCGGCGGTGCGCGCACGCAGCACGCAGCAGGTGGCGTTCCTGGATTCGGAAGGCCGCGCCTATTCGACCCTGGTCCACACCCTGCCCTCGGCGCGCGGCAACGGCGAACCGCTGACCGGACGCTTCTCGCCCGCGGCCGGCGCGTCGTTCCAGGCCATCGCCAGCGGCGAGAACGACAGCCGCCTGGTGCTGGCGTCCTCGCACGGCTACGGCTTCGTCACCCGCTTCGAGAACCTGACCAGCCGCAACAAGGCCGGCAAGGCCATGCTCAACCTGACCCCGAACGCCAAGGTGCTGCCGCCGGCGCCGGTGAGCGGCGCCGGCAGCGACCGCATCGTCGCGGTCACCAGCGCCGGCCACCTGCTGGCGTTCCCGGTCGCCGACCTGCCCGAGCTGGACAAGGGCAAGGGCAACAAGATCATCGACATCCCCAAGGCCAAGCTCAGCACCGAGCGGGTGGTGGCGATCGCCGCGGTGGCGCCGGGCAACACGCTGCTGGTCAAGAGCGGCCAGCGCACCATGTCGCTGTCGTTCAAGGACCTGGACGCCTACCTCGGCGCCCGCGCCAGCCGCGGCGGATTGCTGCCGCGCGGCTGGCAGAAGGTCGACGATCTGGCGGTGGAGTAAGCACGTCGCTGGGCAAGTGCCAGCGCCGGCATCGCAGTCATCTCAACGAAGGAACGCAACCATGAACGAGAATGTGAGCAACGCCGGCAACGACGCTTCCTTGATGGCCAGGGTGGAGAGGCTGGAGCAACAGCTCCAGGCCAAGGACCAACGCCTGCGCCGCGCCGTGACGGTCAACCGGGTGCTGCTGTTCGGCGTCGCCGCCCTGGTGGTCGCCAGCGCCGGCGCCATCACCAGCGTCGGCGAACAACTGAGCCAGTACATGGATTTCTCCAGCACGCCGGTGTCCGCGCCAGCGCTGGACACCTCGGTGCGCTGGGGCCGGCGCGATGCGTCCAATGTCGGCCCGGGCTACACCAACGAGATCCTGTCGCTGATCTCCGAGTCCGACCAGCAGAATTCCTTCAGTTGGCCGCTGTACATCCAGCTCAACGCGACCAAACATCCCAACGCGACCCAGGACAGTTCGCAAAGCGTGGGCGCCACCGTCCGTGCGTTCCAGCGCAGCACCGGTTCGCCGTGGCTGGCAGGCTTCCACAGCGAGCTGTTCCACGGCTACGACGGGATCGCGGGACAAAACGTCGCAACGCATGGCACCAGCATCCTGTTCAACGGCGAACTGACCTCCTACACCAACGGCGGTTCGACCATCGGCCTCAATCTGCTCAACACCCCGGGTTCAAGCACCGCCGGCACGCATGCCATCCAGATCCAGCCGGGCACGCGCGGCTGGCAGAACGGCATCCACTTCGACAGCGGCGCGCTCGGCAACATCGGCATCAACTTCGACCAGTCCAACTACAACATGGGCATCGACCTTGGCGACAACAGCCTGAGAATGAATGCCAATCAACGCATCATCCTCGAGAAGTACGGCAGCGTGTATCTGCGCTACAACAGCTCAAGCGACAAGGTGGAACTGGTCAAGAAGGGCAGCGTCGTCGCCTCCTGGTGAGGCCTTGGGCGATCGAAACTGTCCACCTCGGCCAGCAGATCCACCTTCTTTATCGTAGGAACGGCTTCACCGCGACAGCTCACGAGGTCGCGGCTGAAGCCGCTCCTACGGCACCAGACTCCAGGTCGCCACCGCTGTTCTCAAGCGCAAGGATGGCGCGACGAGGCGCGCGCCAGTTATCCCAGGTCTCCGCTGTTCAACCTGGCGCCAGCGCCGTCTCCTCCCGCGCACCCTCGGCCGCACCATGCGCGGCAGCCAGCGCGCGAATGCGCGCGGCCACGCCGGCATCGACGGGCGTGTAGACGATCATGCCCAGGTCCGGCCGGCCATCGACGGCGAAGGCCGAGTACTCCAGCGCGATCTCGCCGAGCAGCGGATGCCTGAGACGCTTTTCGCCATCGCCCTCGCCGTGGCTCAACACCTCGTGGTCGTGCCACAGGGCCGCGAACTCGGCGCTGCGCGCGCACAATTCGGTCACCAGGGCCGCCGCGTCCGACGCGATGCCCGCACGCACCACGTCGGCACGAAACGCGCCCACCACGAAGCGTGCCACCCTCGCCCAATCGTGCTGCTTGGCACGCGTGGCGGGGTGACAGAACAGGAAGCGCAGGATGTTGCGCTCGCCGACGGGGAGCTGGCCGTAGTCGGTCAGCACCACAGCCGCCGCGCGATTCCAGGCCACCACGTCCCAGGTCGGCGTCTTGACGATGGCCGGACTGGTTTCCAGCGCATCGAGGACGCGCTGCAGCCGCGGGTCGACCCCCGCCACCGCGCGGTAGCGCACCTCCGGCCGGCGCCCCAGCGCGACCATGAACAGGTGGTCGCGCTCGGCCTCGGTCAACAGCAGCGCGCCGGCGATGCGCTCCAGCACCTGCGCCGACGGCGCGCCCCCACGCCCCTGTTCCAGCCAGGTGTACCAGGTCGGGCTGATGTTGGCGCGCTGCGCGACCTCCTCGCGGCGCAGACCCGGCGTGCGCCGACGGCCGGAGAAGCCGAAGCTGGCGGGATCGAGCCGGGTCCGGCGGCTGCGCAGGAAGTCGCCCAGGGAATGGGCTGGATCGGAATGCATGGCGAGCCTGTTAGTCGCTTTACTACGATGACGTCACTACTTTAACGGGATACGCCGATGCCGGAGAGTCGATCGCACCGACACAACGGAGTGCACCATGCGTATCTTCCTGACCGGCGCGACCGGTTTCATCGGCTCGGCACTGGTTCCCGAGCTGCTCCAGGCCGGCCATCGCGTGCTCGGCATGACCCGATCGGAGGCCGGCGCGCAGGCGCTGCGCGCGGCCGGCGCCGAGGTCCATCATGGCACGCTCGAGGATCCGGACAGCCTGGCGCGTGGCGCCGCGCAGGCCGATGCGGTGATCCACGCGGCGTTCGATCATGACTTCAGCAACTTCGCCGCGAACTGCGAGAAGGACAGACGCGCGATCGCGGCCCTCGGCGCGGCGCTGCACGGCTCCGATCGCCCGCTGCTGATCACCTCGGGCACCGGCGTGGGCAGCGGCGAACACGGCGAGCCCGCCAGCGAGGACGTGTTCAACGCCTCCCACCCGAATCCGCGCATCGCCTCCGAGCAGGCCGGCAACGCGTTGCTCGAGGCCGGGGTCAATGTCTCGGTGATGCGGCTGCCGCAGGTCCATACCCCGTATCGGCAAGGGCTGGTCACCCCGCTGGTGGCGATCGCGCGCGACAAGGGCGTGGTCGCCTATGTCGGCGACGGCAGCAACCGCTGGCCGGCGGGCCACCTGTCCGACGTGGTGCGGCTGTACCGTCTTGCGATCGAGAGGGCGCAGCCGGGCGCGCGTTATCACGCTGTGGGCGAGGAAGGCATCCGCAGCCGCGAGATCGCCGAGGCGCTGGGGCGCGGCCTGAGGCTGCCGGTGGTGTCGATCGCGCCGAGCGAGGCCGCCGCGCATTTCGGCTGGATGGCGATGTTCGTGCAACTCGACATGCCGGCCTCGAGCGCGCTGACCCAGGCCAGGCTCGGCTGGACGCCGACCGGCCCGACGCTGATCGCGGATCTGGACGCAGGCAAGTTCGCTGCCTAGCCACGCGGTCTGCACGGCATGTACAGCCTCCTGCGGGTGCCGCGCCTTGTCTGCGGACGCGTCGCTGCTGCCTCAGGCGGCGTCTGTCGACGCCTGCTCCGCGCTGTCATCCGCCGCCGCGCCATCGCGCAGTTGTTCGATATGGCTGGCGATCATCGCCGCCACCGTATCGGCCACCGCGCGGGCGCTGAGGCGGGTGTCGAACAGCAACTCCACGGTGGCATAGATCAGGTCGACCACGATGCGGCTGACCAGGCGCAACTGGCGCGGGTCGGCGTCGGGGAAGGCCTCACTGAGGAAGCGCACCTGGCCCTTGGTCACCTGCGCATGCGAATCCAGGCGCACCTGCTGCAGCGCCGGCACCGCGCGTAGCGCGCGCAGCACCCAGACACCGCCTTCGGTCGCCTTGGTGACGCGGTAGGTATCCAGCACCAGTCCGGCCAGCGCGCGCTGCAACGCCTCGCGCGTGCCGCTCATCGCCTGCAGGGTGATCCACTTGGGGATGAGCTGGTTCTGCCGCTCCATCAGCCGCCGGCCCAGTTCCGACAGCAGCGCGTACTTGTTCGGGAAATAGCGGTACAGCGCCGGCGGCGTCAGCCCGGCCCGCGCGCACACCAGGTTGGTGGACAGCCGCTCCACGCCGACGTCGCCGAGCAGTTGCGCGGTGACCGAGAGGATCTGTTCATAGGTCTCGGTGGCGCGATGCTGGGCCGGCACCTTGTTCCCGGTCAGGCGCGGGCGGTGCGGTGCGGGGGAACGCGGCGTGTCGGCGGGCATGGGATCTCGATGGTGATGAAGCGGCACAGGCCGCGTTGCGGCGCGCATCGCCGCGGCCCTGCGCGCGCGGACGGCGCCGCAGCGCCGCTGCACGCGCCGACAACGCATCTTACCGCGCGCGTCCCTGGCCCATCGGCAACGACGCTCAGCGCCGCGCCAACCAACCGCTGAGGCCGGCCGCCAAGCGTTGCTGCAGGGCGGTGTACGGAGGAAAGAACGCCTTGACGATCGGCAGGCGCCCACCCTGCAGCAGCGCGCGCTCGTGCGAGAAAGTGCGAAAGCCGTGCACGCCGTGCGCACTGCCGAATCCCGAGGCACCGACCCCGCCGAACGGCAGGCCGCTGTGCACGAACTGCTGCAGGCAGTGGTTGACCACCGCACTGCCGGAACTGGTGCGCGCCAACACCCGCGCGATGCAGGCGCGGTCGCGACTCCACAGGTACAGCGCCAGCGGCTTGGGCGCGGCATCGAGTCGGTCGAGCACCTCCTCCAACTGCTCGAACTCGACCACCGGCAGCACCGGACCAAAGATCTCTTCCTGCGCGATGCGCGCCTGCGCCGGCACCTGCGCCAGCAGCGTCGGCGCCACGTAGCGCCGCGCCGCGTCGTGCTCGCCACCGGCCAGCAGTTGCGCGCCATTGGCGCGCGCCTGGTCGATCAGCGCGGCCACGCGCGCGGCATGTGCCGGGTGGATCATGCGCGCCAGGTGCGGACTGGCGGCGACCGCCTGCGCATCGGCACCGTAGCGTTGCACCAGCAGGGCGCGGCAGTGTTCGAGCAGGCGCGCGCTGACGTCGCGATGCACGAACAAGGTATCCGGGGCGATGCAGGTCTGTCCGGCATTGACCAGCTTGGCCCAGACGATCACCTCGGCGGCGCGGCGCAGGTCGGCGCTGCGGTCGACGATCACCGGCGACTTGCCGCCCAGTTCCAGCGTCACCGGCGTGAGCTGCCGCGCCGCCGCGGCCATCACCTGCCGGCCCACCGCCGCCGACCCGGTGAAGAACACATGGTCGAACGGACAGGCCAGCAAGGCCTGCGCGGTGGCCGCCCCGCCCTGCACCAGGGCCACCTCTTCCGGCGCGAATGCCTCGTCCAGCACTGCCTGCAGCACCGCGTTGACCTGCGGTGTGAATTCGGAGGGCTTGATCAGCGCCGTGTTGCCGGCGGCCAACGCCGACACCAGCGGCCCCAGCACGGTGGCCACCGGGTAGTTCCAGGGTCCGATGATCAGGCAGCGGCCCTTGGACTGGAACGCGATGCGCGCGCGCGTACCCAGGGCCAGCAAGGTGGGCGAGACCCTGCGCGGACGCATCCAGCGCGGCAACTGTGCGATCGCGGTGGCGATCTCGTCGACCACCGGCAGCACTTCGGTCAACTCCACTTCCAGCGCCGGCTTGGCGAAATCGGCGGCGAAGGCCGCGACCAGCGCCTGCCGTCGCGCCAGCAGCGCATCGCGCAGCGCACGCAGGCGGGCGCGTCGCGCATTCGCCGAGGCGCCGCGCCAGGCCAGCGCGGTGGCCTGCTGCGCGGCGAACAGTGCCGCGATTGTGTCCGGCGCGGTGTCCTGCACGGGCTCAGGCGACATCGTCATTCTCCTGCTTGGCGGAGGTCGGCGACCCCGCTTCACGCAGCAGCGCCCTGCCCTGCGCCACGCGCGGCATGCCGGCACGCATCGCAGTCCCAATCAGCGCACGCGCATGGCGCCGCTCACCCAGCATGCGAGCCGGCCTGCAAGGCAGTCGCATGGCGTTGCCGCCGGCCGATCCACAACGCCAGCAGCGCCGCGGCGAAAGCAAAGCCCAGGCCGACCAGCGGCACCGGCGCCGGATCGTCGGCGTGCAGCAGCAGCGAGGCCAGCAACGGCCCGCAGGCCGATCCGATCAATTGCGCGGCCGGCACCAGCACCGCCACCCGCCCCTGCGCATCGGCGCGCAGCGCCAGGCCGACATGGAACGGCATCAGGAACATCCAGGTGAAGCCAAACGCCACGCACACTGCCGCGAACCCGAGTGCCGGCGCGCCAGGAACCCGATACATCGCCGCGGCCACCAGGCATAGCGCCAGGCTGCCGAGGGTCAGGGTCGCCGACACCGACAGCCGCCGCACCCAATAGATCGCCGCCAGCCCGCCGACGATCTGCATGCCCAGCACCCACGAGGTCTGCAGTTGCGCCGCGTGCGCGTCCAGTCCCGCGCGCAGCGCCAGCGGCTCCAGGTAGGCCCACAGCGCGCCGATCGCCGACATCTGCAGGAACGCCACCAGCAGCGGCGCCAGAGTCGCCGGCGACCAGCGCAGCCTGGCGGTGGCGATCGTCGCGCACTGGACGCCGGCGGCGGGGGCCTGGCTCGCCGCTGCCGGCAGGGCCGCCGCCAGCGGCAGCACCAGCAGGCAGGTCGCGGCCATGGCGACGAAGCCGCCCTTCCAGCCGGCCGCCGGCAACACCCACAGCGCCAGCGCCGCCGCCAGCGCGATCTGCGCCAGCGCCTGCAGCACCATGAACACCGCGGTGACCCGGTCCGGCGTGGCCGCGCGCACGATGCTGACCGTGGCCACCCAGACCAACAACCCTTCGGCCAGGCCGGCGGCCGCACGCAGCACGACGAAAGCCGCATCGCCCTGCGCCTGCACCGTGGCCAGGTTCAGCGCCGCGGCCAGCAACGCCGCCACGATCGCGGTGGCGCGCTGCCAGGACACCGGCAGCAGCGCATCGCCCAATGCCACGCCGATGCCCAGGGCGATGATCTCGCCCATCGCCACCACGCCCACGCCGGGCAGCGTGATCAGGTGTTGCTCGACCAGCGCGCCGAGCACGATCGGCTGTACGCCGAGGATCAGCAGGGCGATGGCGCCGATCGACAAGGCCGCCGCAAGCGGGCGCGGGGCCTGGACGGCGCTTGCCGCGCTGGAGGACGGGGATGGCATGGCGGTCATCGCAGTGGACCCTCAGTAGCCTTTGCTTTCGGCCGGCAATTCGCCCGCGGCGAAGGCCGCGGCGGCACGCCGCTGGTCCTTGCGCAGCCGCCCGTTGGCGATGCGCCGCACCCACCAGGGCAGCTCCCGCACCCGGCCGCCGGTGGCCGCGGCGAGGACGTAGGCCTTGGCGCATTTCTCGAACAACTCCACGTTCAACGCCAGCCGCTGCGCACTGGTCCCCAGGCACAGCGGGCGCCCGCCCAGCAGCAGGGCGTTGCCGATCTGCGGCGGCCCGCTGGTCACCCGATCCACAGCCGCCAACGGCGCCGGCATCGGCCCGATGTGCCGGGCCTGCTCGTCGAACACCTGCGGCAGCACGCCGCCGACGTCGGCCAGGCGCAAGCCGAACACGCCGGCCGACCAGGCGCTGGCGCCGACATCCGGACGCCGCGCGTACACCTGCGCGTGCACCTGCGCCGCGGGCGGCAGCGCCGGATCGCGCCAGTCCAGCCACTGCGGCCGCTCCGCATCGAGCGCACCGCAGCACATCGCCGTGGTGCCCGGACAACGCAGCGCCAGCGCCGCCGCGTCGTCGCCGAGCAGACGCTTGGCGGCGAGCCGCTCGCGGGTCTGCAGCCACAGCGCTTCGATGTGCGAGAGGGTGGGCATGCGCTACACCAGCTTGAACACGTCGTCGAAGCGATTCAGTGCCTCGTCCACCACCGCATCGGTATCGGCGCGGCTGGTGTAGATGCGGCTGCCCGCCAGGGTGATCAGCCCGTGCGCGGAATACGCCGCGCCCATCTCCTCCATCATGTGCTTGCGCTCCTTGGCCTCGTTGCGCACGCGCCACAGCTTGTACAGGTTGCCGGTATCCAGCAGCAGCACGCCGGAGGTCTGCAGGTGCACGATCGAGCCCATGTTGTAGACCACGTACGGCAGGCCGAGACGGCGGATGATCGCCTCCAGGCCCTGCCGCAGGCGATCGCCGGCGCGGCCGGCCTGGCCGGCGGCGTCGCTGCGCTGCGCCTCCAGCAAGGCGTGGTAGCCGGCCACGCAGGACAGCGGATTGGCCGACAGCGTGCCGCCGACGAAGGCCCGCCGCGCGGTGGTGCCGATGCCGCCGACCAGGCTCATCATCACCTCGCGGCGGCCGCCGATCGCGCCGGCCATCGGATAGCCGCCGGCCAGGCATTTGCCGAGCACGGTGATGTCGGGCATGACCCCGAAGTAGCCCTGCGCACCGCCCGGGCCGAGCCGGAAGCCGGTGACCACCTCGTCGAAGATAAGCAGCGCGCCGAACTCGTCGCAGAGTTTGCGCACCTGCCGGTTGTAGTCGTGGTGCACCGGCCGCGTGCCGCTCTCCGGTCCCAGCGGTTCCAGCAGTACCGCCGCGGTGCCGCCGCGCAGGCGGTTGAACTGCAGCTTGCGGCGCAGTGCCTCCAGATCGTTGGGGTGGCATTCCTGGGTGTAGGCGGTGGCGCCACGCGGGATGCCGATCGCCTCCATGCGCCCGGTGCCCGGCAGGCGCATGCCGTACACCAGCTGGTCGCTCCAGCCGTGGTAGGCGCCGCCGATCTTGATGATCCATTTCTTGCGGGTGTGGGTGCGGGCCAAACGCACCGCGCCCATCACCGCCTCGGTGCCGGAGCCGAGCAGGCGCAGCATCTCCACTGCCGGCATGCTGGCGCAGACCAGTTCGGCCAGCTTGACCTCGTATTCGTGCAGCAGGCCGGTCACCGGGCCGCACTGGTCCAGCACGGCCTGCACGTGTTCGCGCAGTTCCGGCGGATTGGACCCGAGCAGGGTCGGACCACCGGCCTGCAGGAAGTCGATGTAGCGGTTGCCGTCGACGTCGGTCAGATACGCGCCCTCGGCGCTGTGCATTGCCAGCGGGAACGGATGGTTGAACGCCAGGTTGTGCTGCACGCCGCCGGGGATCACCTGCTTGGCCGCCTCGCCCAGGCGCTTGGAGCCCTGGCAACGCGCGTCGAAATAGCGCATCACCTTGGCCATGCCGGCGGCGCCGATCGGACGCATCGGCTGGTTCACCAGCGCATGGAAGCGCGCGTACAACTGGTCCACATCGGGCCATTGCGAAATGGCGGGGGTCTGGCTCATGGTCGGTGCCGGGCTCGGGGGAACGGAAACGGAAAGGGCGTGCATGCGCTCAGGCCTCCAGAGCAGTGAGAACGGCGCGCAACGGCGCGGCCAGGCCGGTGTCGTGCAGGGCGCGGCGTCGGATGCGGCGTGTCAGGTGTTCGCGCGCCACTTGCTCCAGCGCATCGACCGCCGCCACCGCCTGCTCCAGGCTGCGGCCGCAGCACAGCACGCCGTGGTTGCGCATCAGGTAGGCGTTGCTCGACGGCCGCAGCTGGCGTGCCAGCAGCCAGGTCAGCAGCCCGGTGCCGGACGGGAAGTAGCCGACCATCGGCACGCACGTGCCGATCGCCGCCTGCAACGCCGGATCCTCGACCGGCAGCGCCGCGCCGAGCAGCGCGCAGGCGCTGGCCACCGGCTGATGGGTGTGGATGCTGCAGGCCACGTCGGGGCGGCGACGCAGCACCTGCGCATGCAGCCCAGTCTCCACCGATGGCGTGGCGGCGCCATCCAGTTGCCGCAAGTCGGCCAGGCGCACCACGCAGATGTCTTCGGCGCGCATCGCCAGGTAATCGATGGCCGAGGGCGTCACCGCGAAGCGCTCGGCGTCTAGGCGCAAGGCGACGTTGCCGCCGGTGCCGGCCAGATAGCCGCGCCGCGACAGTTCCACGCACAGCGCGACCACACGCGCGCGTTGTTCATGGGCAAACATGCTGGGGAACCTCCGGCACGCACTCGGGAACGGGATTCATGCGCCGGTAGATCGGCGCCAGCGTGCGCTGCAACTCGCGGAACATCGCATAGCGGTCGTCGTACAGCGCGCGGGTGAGCGGCGACGGCTCGTATACCCGGCGTGCGCGTTGCAGCGCCGGCAGGTCAGCGAAGCGCAGCCGGCCCAGGCCCACGCCGGCGATGAAGGTGGCGCCGATCGCGTTGGCCTGGATCGGATTGTGCAGTTGCCGGATCGGCTGGCCGCTGACGTCGGCGATGATCTGGCACCACAGGTCCGATTGCGCGCCGCCGCCGACCGCGGCGATCACGCCCGGATCGCGACCGAGCAGCCGCGCGAACGGCTCCATCATCCAGCGCGTGTTCAACGCCACCCCTTCCATGAAGGCGCGGATGATGTCCTCGCGGGTGTGCATCAGCGACAGGTTGACCAGCCCGGCGCGCAGGCTGTGATCCTCGACCGGGGTGCGCTCGCCGAACAGCCACGGCATGTACACCAGGCCGTTGGCGCCGGGCGGCACCCGCGCGGCGATGACGTTGAGTACCTCGTACACGTCCGGGCGTTCTTCGTCGCGCAGCAGTTCGTCGGGATGGAACAGGATGCGGTCGCGCAGGAACGAGAGGTTGGCGCCGGCGGTGGACTGCAGCGCGGTGGCCAGGTAGCGCCCGCTCACCGCGCACGGCACCGCGGCGATGTTGCTGAACACGTCGGTCTTCATCCGCGGCACGTGCGCGCCCAGCCACGACGAGGTGCCCAGATACAGATGCGCGGCGTAGTCCTCGACCGCCGCGGCCACCGCCACCGCCGAGTTGTCGATGGCGCCGGCGATCACCCGGGTCTGCGGCGACAGGCCCAGTTGTGCGGCCACGCCCGGCAGCAGCGGCCCCAGCACCTCGGTCGAGGCCACCAGGTCCGGCAGCTTGTCGCGCTCGATGCCGAGCAGCCGCAGCAGGCCGTCGTCGTAGCGGATGCGCATCGGGTCGCGGTTGTCGGTGCCCCAGGTGGTGAGCACCGAATCGGCGGTGGCGCAGAAGCGCCCGGTCAGGCGCAGGTTGAGATAGTCCAGCGCGTTGAGGAACTTGTGCGTGCGCTGGTAGCGCTGCGGCTCGTGGTCGCGCAGGTAGGCGATGTGACCGGCGCAATCCTTGCCGCTGCCGGCCGGCGCACCTCCGCTCAGGCGCAGCCAGCGCAGCAGTTTCAGCGGCGCATAGCCGCGCACGTTGAGCCAGCGCCCGCGCAGGCGCCGCGCGATCGCCGCCTGCCCGCGCATGTCCAGCCACAGCA
This genomic stretch from Xanthomonas sacchari harbors:
- a CDS encoding helix-turn-helix domain-containing protein, translating into MEWFERADGPPALAFLAHSPVSLRREVDWHRHVRGQLIYVEDGVLGTRTAHGQWSLPPGCAGWMPPQELHTVQVSGRVRSYLVLLRPDVCADLPPRTCVIGMNGLFREVLRRMTQWGVPLELEAEQQRLCAVLLDEVRNAPVEHLHLPMPRDRRLLRIATQLLETPADDRSLAQWAHWAGLSPRSLSRHFRDETGFGFAGWRQQARLAEALRRLSDGASVADTAFRLGYSSPSAFVTAFRGRFGHPPARYLASAGGTRGLASPAASG
- the parC gene encoding DNA topoisomerase IV subunit A; translated protein: MTDLARPAFHGFEQLPLREYAERAYLDYSMYVVLDRALPFLGDGLKPVQRRIIYAMSELGLNATAKPKKSARTVGDVIGKYHPHGDSACYEALVLMAQPFSYRYPLIEGQGNFGSTDDPKSFAAMRYTESKLTPIAEVLLGELGQGTVDWSPNFDGTLDEPTWMPARLPHLLLNGTTGIAVGMATDVPPHNLNEIVSALIRLLDDPDASVADLCEHVRGPDYPTTAEIITPAADLRTIYETGHGSVRARATYQKENANIVVTALPYQVSPSKVIEQIAQQMRAKKLPWLEDIRDESDHANPVRVVLVPRSNRVDAEQLMGHLFATTDLERSYRVNLNVIGLDGRPQVKNLKTLLEEWLRFRSDTVVRRLNHRLEKVERRLHLLEGLLTAFLNLDEVIRIIRTEDEPKPALIARFGLSEEQADYILETRLRQLARLEEMKIRGEQDALAKEREQLQALLASKTKLKKLIKDELTADAKKFGDARRSPLVQRGAAQAIDETELVPSEPMTVVMSEKGWIRAAKGHDVDPAALSYRDGDGLLAAVRARSTQQVAFLDSEGRAYSTLVHTLPSARGNGEPLTGRFSPAAGASFQAIASGENDSRLVLASSHGYGFVTRFENLTSRNKAGKAMLNLTPNAKVLPPAPVSGAGSDRIVAVTSAGHLLAFPVADLPELDKGKGNKIIDIPKAKLSTERVVAIAAVAPGNTLLVKSGQRTMSLSFKDLDAYLGARASRGGLLPRGWQKVDDLAVE
- a CDS encoding helix-turn-helix transcriptional regulator, with product MHSDPAHSLGDFLRSRRTRLDPASFGFSGRRRTPGLRREEVAQRANISPTWYTWLEQGRGGAPSAQVLERIAGALLLTEAERDHLFMVALGRRPEVRYRAVAGVDPRLQRVLDALETSPAIVKTPTWDVVAWNRAAAVVLTDYGQLPVGERNILRFLFCHPATRAKQHDWARVARFVVGAFRADVVRAGIASDAAALVTELCARSAEFAALWHDHEVLSHGEGDGEKRLRHPLLGEIALEYSAFAVDGRPDLGMIVYTPVDAGVAARIRALAAAHGAAEGAREETALAPG
- a CDS encoding SDR family oxidoreductase, translated to MRIFLTGATGFIGSALVPELLQAGHRVLGMTRSEAGAQALRAAGAEVHHGTLEDPDSLARGAAQADAVIHAAFDHDFSNFAANCEKDRRAIAALGAALHGSDRPLLITSGTGVGSGEHGEPASEDVFNASHPNPRIASEQAGNALLEAGVNVSVMRLPQVHTPYRQGLVTPLVAIARDKGVVAYVGDGSNRWPAGHLSDVVRLYRLAIERAQPGARYHAVGEEGIRSREIAEALGRGLRLPVVSIAPSEAAAHFGWMAMFVQLDMPASSALTQARLGWTPTGPTLIADLDAGKFAA
- a CDS encoding TetR/AcrR family transcriptional regulator, which codes for MPADTPRSPAPHRPRLTGNKVPAQHRATETYEQILSVTAQLLGDVGVERLSTNLVCARAGLTPPALYRYFPNKYALLSELGRRLMERQNQLIPKWITLQAMSGTREALQRALAGLVLDTYRVTKATEGGVWVLRALRAVPALQQVRLDSHAQVTKGQVRFLSEAFPDADPRQLRLVSRIVVDLIYATVELLFDTRLSARAVADTVAAMIASHIEQLRDGAAADDSAEQASTDAA